A genome region from Thermomonospora amylolytica includes the following:
- a CDS encoding DUF7144 family membrane protein, translating to MSQRTEHRQATPGRPVSGWAVGFAAFAACVMVLAGVFGAIMGFAAILENEVYVFRGDYVFEFDLTTWGWLHLLIGIFVAVAGFAVFTGQAWARTVGIILAGLSAIANFMFIPYYPVWSLLIIALDIVVIWALAVYSRQAAAAALR from the coding sequence ATGTCCCAGCGAACGGAACACCGGCAGGCCACGCCCGGCAGGCCGGTGAGCGGCTGGGCGGTGGGTTTCGCCGCCTTCGCCGCGTGCGTGATGGTGCTGGCCGGGGTGTTCGGGGCGATCATGGGGTTCGCCGCCATCCTGGAGAACGAGGTGTACGTGTTCCGGGGCGACTACGTCTTCGAGTTCGACCTGACCACGTGGGGCTGGCTCCACCTGCTCATCGGGATCTTCGTCGCCGTGGCCGGATTCGCGGTGTTCACCGGCCAGGCGTGGGCGCGCACGGTCGGCATCATCCTGGCCGGGCTGAGCGCCATCGCCAACTTCATGTTCATCCCCTACTACCCGGTGTGGTCCCTGCTGATCATCGCACTGGACATCGTGGTGATCTGGGCACTGGCGGTGTACTCGCGCCAGGCCGCCGCCGCGGCCCTGCGCTGA
- a CDS encoding tyrosine-type recombinase/integrase: MAARRFAARGPAPAPHAPGGVAGGLWRRRCAPPLLIGPKGGPLRRSGVRRTWNKVRAEVGLPDLHFHDLRHVGNTLAATTGASLKELMARMGHSSTRAALIYLHASQGVGRDHRRCAGGRLQGGSGGRGTARAAIGHARARKRGNP; encoded by the coding sequence ATGGCGGCCCGGCGGTTCGCCGCCCGGGGACCGGCGCCCGCGCCGCACGCGCCGGGCGGCGTGGCCGGCGGGCTGTGGCGGCGGCGCTGCGCGCCGCCGCTCTTGATCGGACCCAAGGGCGGGCCGCTGCGCCGCTCGGGGGTCCGGCGCACATGGAACAAGGTCCGAGCCGAGGTAGGGCTTCCCGACCTCCATTTCCATGATCTGCGGCATGTCGGCAACACGCTGGCCGCGACGACCGGAGCCAGCCTCAAGGAACTGATGGCGCGCATGGGGCACTCTTCGACTCGCGCGGCGCTGATCTACCTGCACGCCAGCCAGGGAGTGGGACGAGATCATCGCCGATGCGCTGGGGGACGCCTACAGGGCGGCTCGGGAGGGAGGGGAACGGCCCGAGCGGCGATCGGGCACGCAAGGGCACGCAAGCGCGGCAACCCCTGA
- a CDS encoding winged helix DNA-binding domain-containing protein, which produces MRITARALNRAVLARQLLLGHEPVGVVDAVRRVVALQAQQPASPYLALWNRLAGSTPAELDAAVAAHQVVRTTLMRVTLHAIHAEDYRVFREAMDPTLRATRLGDRRFTASGLTAGDADALIPDLLEYADRPRTADEMRAWLEERLGAPMDAGAWRMLRQYAPLLHAPTGGPWSFDGRQSYVAARTRPVLADPDVSAEALQILIRRYLEGFGPATVADMARFATVRQTRVKTAVQALGGELERLEGSGGAVMYDLPGAPRPPEDTPAPPRLMAMWDSILLAHADRSRFIPPAHRTHVIRRNGDVLPTLLVDGHVAGVWRAVEKGIEATAFHPLSDEVWEELAAEARSLLSLLADREPAVYRRYDHWWAKLPDADTRILPER; this is translated from the coding sequence ATGAGGATCACTGCTCGGGCGCTCAACCGGGCCGTCCTCGCGCGGCAGCTACTGCTCGGGCATGAGCCTGTCGGCGTCGTCGACGCGGTACGACGTGTGGTCGCCCTACAGGCACAGCAGCCCGCCTCGCCGTACCTCGCGCTGTGGAACCGGCTCGCCGGTTCCACCCCGGCCGAGCTCGACGCCGCCGTCGCCGCTCACCAGGTGGTCAGGACGACGCTGATGCGAGTCACGTTGCACGCGATCCACGCCGAGGACTACCGGGTCTTCCGCGAGGCCATGGATCCGACGCTGCGTGCCACCCGGCTCGGGGACCGTCGCTTCACGGCGTCCGGGCTCACCGCCGGCGACGCCGACGCACTGATCCCGGACCTGCTGGAGTACGCAGACCGGCCGCGGACCGCCGACGAGATGAGGGCCTGGCTCGAGGAACGACTGGGCGCACCGATGGACGCCGGGGCATGGCGGATGTTGCGGCAGTACGCGCCTCTGCTGCACGCGCCCACCGGGGGTCCGTGGTCGTTCGATGGCCGGCAGTCGTACGTGGCGGCGAGAACCCGACCGGTGCTGGCGGATCCGGACGTCTCCGCCGAGGCGTTGCAGATCCTGATCCGCCGCTACCTGGAGGGCTTCGGACCGGCGACGGTGGCGGACATGGCCCGGTTCGCGACGGTCCGGCAGACGCGGGTCAAGACTGCGGTGCAGGCGCTGGGCGGCGAGCTCGAGCGTCTGGAAGGGTCCGGCGGCGCGGTGATGTACGACCTTCCCGGCGCACCGCGCCCGCCCGAAGACACCCCGGCCCCGCCGAGGCTGATGGCGATGTGGGACAGCATCCTGCTGGCCCACGCCGACCGGAGCCGCTTCATTCCGCCCGCCCACCGCACGCATGTGATCCGCAGGAACGGCGACGTGCTGCCGACCCTGCTGGTCGACGGCCATGTCGCGGGTGTGTGGCGCGCGGTCGAGAAAGGAATCGAGGCCACCGCCTTCCATCCCCTCTCCGACGAGGTATGGGAGGAACTCGCAGCAGAGGCCCGCTCCCTGCTGTCGCTCCTCGCCGACCGCGAACCGGCGGTCTACCGCCGCTACGACCACTGGTGGGCCAAGCTCCCCGACGCCGACACCCGGATCCTCCCCGAGCGATGA
- a CDS encoding PLD nuclease N-terminal domain-containing protein, whose product MDDYPLLNIFLTMMYFFLWIIWFALLFRVIADVFRDDKLNGWAKAAWTIFVIVLPFLGVFVYLIARGRGMGEREVTRAREAEARYFATARPTSQAEELARLAELKDHGDLTAEEYQRAKTRVLAA is encoded by the coding sequence ATGGACGACTATCCGCTGCTCAACATCTTCCTGACGATGATGTACTTCTTCCTGTGGATCATCTGGTTCGCACTGCTGTTCCGCGTCATCGCCGACGTCTTCCGCGATGACAAGCTGAACGGCTGGGCCAAGGCGGCCTGGACGATCTTCGTCATCGTCCTGCCGTTCCTCGGCGTCTTCGTGTACCTGATCGCACGGGGCCGCGGCATGGGCGAACGGGAGGTCACCCGGGCCCGCGAGGCCGAGGCCCGCTACTTCGCGACCGCCCGGCCCACCAGCCAGGCCGAGGAGCTCGCCCGGCTCGCCGAGCTCAAGGACCACGGCGACCTCACCGCCGAGGAGTACCAGCGCGCCAAGACCAGGGTCCTGGCCGCCTGA
- a CDS encoding diacylglycerol/lipid kinase family protein produces the protein MAGTSRRPGRAAQRWAALLALAAGVAAVLALLVGVGVRSVTLLVVGVAGLAVVVAALWWAVTHRGVVRVLAVVLAVAAPVAVLLHYARLGVLWPIVLFLVLGAVAVIAGRWALSLDVEPAGSREYRTPPPERPFLIMNPRSGGGKVGRFGLVDKARGLGAEVVVLDPDRPQDVAGVAREAVAEGADLLGVAGGDGTQALVAGVAAEHGVPFMVIPAGTRNHFAMDLGLDRDDPAKSLEALSDGVELRVDLGLVGDRFFVNNASFGAYAAVVQSPAYRAEKVHTTLQMLPDLLTHQRGPRLTVRAANAAIDSPQAVLVSNNPYRTGDPAGLGRRERLDAGVLGVLGVTVDSAAQAAGLLRGGHAPGLTVLTAGEVVVDADASEVPVGVDGEALVLPVPVYCRVRPGALRVRVPRRRPARPRAGPPLDWRQLVRLAFAPPHGPPPAVPERS, from the coding sequence GTGGCTGGCACGAGCCGGAGGCCCGGTCGTGCCGCCCAGCGGTGGGCCGCGCTGCTGGCCCTGGCGGCGGGGGTCGCGGCCGTGCTGGCCCTGTTGGTCGGCGTGGGGGTCAGGAGTGTCACGTTGCTGGTGGTCGGGGTGGCCGGGTTGGCCGTCGTCGTCGCGGCGTTGTGGTGGGCGGTGACGCATCGGGGCGTGGTCCGGGTGCTCGCCGTCGTTCTGGCGGTGGCCGCTCCGGTCGCCGTGCTGCTGCACTACGCGCGGCTGGGTGTGCTGTGGCCCATCGTGTTGTTCCTGGTGCTGGGGGCGGTGGCGGTCATCGCCGGGCGATGGGCGCTGAGCCTGGACGTGGAACCGGCCGGTTCCCGGGAGTACCGCACGCCTCCGCCGGAGCGGCCGTTCCTGATCATGAACCCGCGGTCCGGCGGCGGGAAGGTTGGCAGGTTCGGCCTGGTGGACAAGGCCCGCGGGCTGGGGGCCGAGGTCGTGGTGCTCGACCCGGACCGTCCGCAGGACGTCGCGGGGGTGGCGCGCGAAGCGGTGGCCGAGGGCGCCGACCTGCTCGGGGTCGCCGGCGGTGACGGCACCCAGGCGCTGGTCGCCGGGGTGGCCGCCGAGCACGGCGTGCCGTTCATGGTCATCCCGGCGGGCACCCGCAACCATTTCGCCATGGACCTCGGCCTGGACCGGGACGATCCCGCCAAGTCCCTGGAGGCCCTGTCCGACGGTGTGGAGCTGCGCGTCGATCTCGGTCTGGTCGGGGATCGCTTCTTCGTCAACAACGCCTCGTTCGGCGCCTACGCGGCCGTCGTGCAGAGTCCCGCCTACCGTGCGGAGAAGGTGCACACCACCCTGCAGATGCTCCCCGACCTGCTCACCCACCAGCGCGGCCCCCGCCTGACCGTGCGTGCCGCGAACGCCGCCATCGACTCCCCGCAGGCCGTCCTGGTGAGCAACAACCCCTATCGGACGGGCGATCCCGCCGGCCTGGGGCGCCGGGAACGGCTGGACGCCGGGGTCCTGGGCGTCCTGGGGGTCACCGTCGACAGCGCGGCGCAGGCCGCGGGGCTGCTCCGCGGGGGTCACGCGCCTGGCCTGACCGTGCTGACGGCCGGTGAGGTCGTCGTCGACGCCGACGCCTCCGAGGTCCCGGTCGGCGTTGACGGTGAGGCGCTCGTCCTGCCGGTCCCCGTCTACTGCCGGGTCCGGCCCGGTGCCCTGCGTGTACGCGTCCCGCGCCGCCGTCCCGCCCGGCCTCGCGCCGGGCCGCCGTTGGACTGGCGCCAGTTGGTCAGGCTGGCGTTCGCACCGCCCCATGGCCCACCGCCCGCCGTCCCTGAACGGTCGTGA
- a CDS encoding GAP family protein — MNLQILPLAVTMMVGPQIMSAIILVTSKQAVRVSLAFLLGVAVATTVGVAITRGLFALIGNNVDLGGSGTGSVGTAIQIGLVALLLAAAVKNYVRRETVEPPRWLAALLEAGPRKAFMTGLLVILLMPSDIVVMLTVGANLEQNEAGLAAALPFIAATVLVAALPLLLLLLFHRRAERLMPRVREWMNSHSWVINVAACLIFVALIL, encoded by the coding sequence GTGAACCTGCAGATACTCCCGTTAGCCGTCACCATGATGGTGGGGCCGCAGATCATGTCCGCCATCATCCTGGTGACCAGCAAGCAGGCCGTGCGGGTCTCCCTGGCGTTCCTGCTCGGCGTCGCCGTCGCCACCACGGTGGGAGTCGCCATCACCCGCGGGCTGTTCGCCCTGATCGGCAACAACGTCGACCTGGGCGGCTCCGGCACGGGGTCGGTGGGAACCGCGATCCAGATCGGGCTGGTCGCCCTGCTGCTGGCCGCCGCGGTCAAGAACTACGTGCGGCGGGAGACGGTCGAACCGCCCCGGTGGCTCGCCGCGTTGCTGGAGGCCGGGCCGCGCAAGGCGTTCATGACCGGCCTGCTGGTGATCTTGCTGATGCCCTCGGACATCGTCGTCATGCTGACGGTGGGCGCGAACCTGGAGCAGAACGAGGCGGGCCTGGCCGCGGCACTGCCGTTCATCGCCGCCACCGTCCTGGTCGCGGCGCTCCCGCTGCTGCTCCTGTTGCTCTTCCACCGGCGCGCCGAGCGCCTCATGCCCCGGGTCCGGGAGTGGATGAACTCCCACAGCTGGGTGATCAACGTCGCCGCCTGCCTGATCTTCGTCGCGCTCATCCTGTGA
- a CDS encoding G5 domain-containing protein, protein MRRFVTAMVAVGVLLTLGAKCEPATAPTAVTPAATDPGNAAPSTPASTATTPKIEKRTVTETKAIPFKTKRVNDPTLAEGTTKVRRRGVAGVRTLTYEVTFTDGVQTGKKLVREVATKAPVTRIIAVGTKQTPQCDPNYSGACVPIADDVDCAGGSGNGPAYVDGPVRITGSDIYDLDRDGDGIACDD, encoded by the coding sequence ATGAGGCGTTTCGTTACAGCCATGGTGGCGGTCGGTGTTCTGCTCACCCTCGGCGCCAAATGCGAGCCGGCCACAGCGCCTACGGCCGTGACTCCGGCGGCGACAGATCCAGGGAACGCGGCGCCTTCCACACCTGCGAGCACGGCGACCACGCCGAAGATCGAGAAACGTACCGTCACCGAGACCAAGGCGATTCCGTTCAAGACCAAGAGGGTGAACGACCCCACCCTTGCCGAAGGCACTACCAAGGTGAGGCGCCGCGGCGTCGCAGGTGTCAGAACCCTTACCTACGAGGTCACCTTCACCGACGGCGTGCAGACGGGCAAGAAACTGGTCCGCGAGGTGGCCACCAAGGCGCCGGTCACCCGCATCATCGCCGTCGGCACCAAGCAGACCCCACAGTGCGACCCGAACTACAGCGGTGCCTGCGTACCGATCGCCGACGACGTCGACTGCGCGGGCGGCAGCGGCAACGGCCCGGCCTACGTGGACGGACCCGTTCGCATAACCGGCTCGGACATCTACGACCTGGACCGCGACGGCGACGGCATCGCCTGCGACGACTGA
- a CDS encoding helix-turn-helix domain-containing protein: MSNHEHQHVAADGLATDHAGRIRRRLLTDAEFDALPVVVGVETAATALGISRTPAYRLAKEGGCPCRVIRIAGTYLIAKADLARCLGRGSTVSPGDPAGSRS; the protein is encoded by the coding sequence ATGTCCAACCACGAACACCAGCACGTCGCCGCCGACGGCCTCGCGACCGATCACGCGGGACGGATCCGCCGGAGGCTGCTCACCGACGCGGAGTTCGACGCGCTCCCGGTGGTCGTCGGGGTCGAGACGGCCGCCACGGCGCTCGGCATCAGCCGGACGCCGGCCTATCGCCTGGCGAAGGAGGGCGGCTGCCCGTGCCGGGTGATCAGGATCGCGGGGACCTACCTGATCGCCAAGGCCGACCTCGCCCGGTGCCTGGGCCGGGGTTCAACCGTCTCACCTGGAGATCCCGCCGGGTCCCGATCATGA
- a CDS encoding DUF4291 domain-containing protein, whose protein sequence is MEMPKHQIRALYTASTITVYQAYAPQIGLAAVREGRFPAAWKRDRMTWIKPSFLWMMYRSGWGTKTDQETVLAVEITREGFEWALENACLSHYEPGLHPDRDTWQRQLKHAPARVQWDPERDLHLQPLPHRSLQLGLKGIAARRYADEWTVSTTDVTPLAHQIRALVRTGDLDAARQHLPAERPYPAQDALLTHLTQDQPSASGAEKAEHEGRTRSTA, encoded by the coding sequence ATGGAGATGCCCAAGCATCAGATCCGTGCGCTCTACACGGCATCCACGATCACCGTCTACCAGGCGTACGCACCACAGATAGGCTTGGCAGCAGTCCGCGAGGGCCGTTTCCCGGCGGCCTGGAAGCGTGACCGGATGACGTGGATCAAGCCGTCCTTCCTGTGGATGATGTACCGCTCGGGCTGGGGCACCAAGACCGACCAGGAGACCGTCCTCGCCGTCGAGATCACCCGTGAGGGCTTCGAGTGGGCGCTCGAGAACGCCTGCCTGTCCCACTACGAGCCCGGACTCCACCCCGACCGGGACACCTGGCAGCGGCAACTGAAACATGCCCCGGCCCGCGTCCAGTGGGACCCCGAGCGGGACCTGCATCTGCAGCCGCTCCCGCACCGCTCGCTGCAGCTCGGCCTCAAGGGCATCGCCGCACGCCGTTACGCCGACGAGTGGACCGTCTCCACCACCGACGTGACACCCCTCGCGCACCAGATCCGCGCCCTTGTGCGAACCGGAGACCTGGACGCCGCCCGGCAACACCTACCCGCAGAACGCCCCTACCCCGCCCAAGACGCGCTCCTGACCCACCTCACCCAGGATCAGCCATCAGCCTCTGGGGCGGAGAAGGCGGAGCACGAGGGACGTACCAGATCGACTGCTTGA
- a CDS encoding LuxR C-terminal-related transcriptional regulator, with protein sequence MRLAAVSMQEHPDPEAFVEQFAGDDHAVVSYLLEEVLDALPADIRDLLLRTSVVDRVNAELAAELAGGRTGQGFAELVRRNAFFTPLGHGWYRCHPMIREALGLVLRHESPAEVPELHRRAAAWFDRAGHLTEAVRQAVQAGDWRYATRLVVDRVAIGRVLGLRPADPFTDLFDRMPDDLAFAAEPEPAVVAAAVKAAQGDDRACAAALQHADRLLHDTDDARVRTARLCADLVHLARPTDGAGPGGRADGVPEPLPALRERVLRDRPEAHALLLSARATTALREGRLPEAARLFDAAADAAVRAGGDFQCRFCLGHLALVEALQGRFGHAAELAGRAARLPEVSASPPGRRITAAHLACAWVHLEHCEFTAAREELDKAGQALREHPDPLMSVLRRLVDARLENARGRPERALEAVGEIGDIAAPRMPWAERRLRLVAAEAHTALGAPDEAILLAEQAGGIRAAGAAVALARAEMSRGRPAAAADMTRHALAEPASMPIDLQVEAWLLHAYLCYAGQEPAQGRRSLDRALRLAEREQVRLPFALSRRWLHPVLRRDPELARPYTRLLAPLCMGDVTGSAVPGGRAETAVVERLSPRETDVLTCLARMMTTEEIAAELCLSPNTVKTHLQSIYRKLGVTRRVEAVRRARSLSILKD encoded by the coding sequence GTGCGCCTGGCCGCAGTGTCGATGCAGGAGCATCCCGACCCCGAGGCGTTCGTCGAGCAGTTCGCCGGGGACGACCACGCGGTCGTCAGCTACCTGCTGGAAGAGGTTCTGGACGCCCTCCCGGCCGACATCCGCGACCTGCTGCTGCGCACCAGCGTCGTCGACCGGGTCAACGCCGAACTGGCCGCCGAACTGGCCGGAGGGCGGACCGGCCAGGGCTTCGCCGAACTGGTCCGGCGGAACGCCTTCTTCACGCCGCTCGGCCACGGCTGGTACCGCTGCCACCCGATGATCCGCGAGGCGCTCGGCCTCGTCCTGCGCCACGAGTCGCCCGCCGAGGTGCCCGAGCTGCACCGGCGGGCGGCGGCCTGGTTCGACCGCGCGGGCCACCTGACCGAGGCCGTCCGGCAGGCCGTGCAGGCGGGGGACTGGAGGTACGCGACCCGGCTGGTCGTCGACCGGGTGGCGATCGGGCGGGTGCTCGGCCTGCGCCCGGCCGACCCGTTCACCGACCTGTTCGACCGGATGCCGGACGACCTGGCGTTCGCCGCCGAACCGGAACCGGCCGTCGTCGCCGCCGCGGTGAAGGCGGCCCAGGGCGATGACCGGGCCTGCGCGGCGGCGCTCCAGCACGCCGACAGGCTGCTGCACGACACCGATGACGCACGGGTGCGGACGGCGCGGCTGTGCGCCGACCTGGTGCATCTGGCCCGGCCCACGGACGGCGCCGGGCCCGGCGGTCGTGCGGACGGGGTTCCCGAACCCCTGCCCGCGCTCCGCGAACGGGTGCTGCGCGACCGTCCGGAGGCGCACGCGTTGCTGCTGTCGGCGCGTGCCACCACGGCGCTGCGGGAGGGACGGCTGCCAGAGGCCGCACGGCTGTTCGACGCCGCCGCCGACGCGGCCGTACGGGCGGGCGGGGACTTCCAGTGCCGGTTCTGCCTGGGACATCTGGCGCTCGTCGAGGCGCTGCAGGGCAGATTCGGGCACGCCGCCGAACTCGCCGGCCGCGCCGCGCGGCTCCCCGAGGTGTCGGCGAGCCCCCCGGGCCGGCGGATCACGGCCGCTCACCTGGCCTGCGCGTGGGTGCACCTGGAGCACTGCGAGTTCACGGCCGCCCGCGAGGAGCTGGACAAGGCCGGGCAGGCGCTGCGGGAGCATCCCGACCCCCTGATGTCCGTGCTGCGGCGGCTGGTCGACGCCCGCCTGGAGAACGCGCGGGGCCGGCCGGAACGCGCCCTGGAGGCGGTCGGTGAGATCGGTGACATCGCCGCGCCGCGCATGCCCTGGGCGGAACGCAGGCTGCGGCTCGTGGCGGCGGAGGCCCACACCGCGCTGGGCGCACCGGACGAGGCGATCCTCCTGGCCGAGCAGGCCGGGGGGATCAGGGCCGCCGGGGCGGCCGTGGCACTGGCCCGCGCCGAGATGTCCCGCGGCCGGCCCGCCGCCGCGGCCGACATGACGCGGCACGCCCTGGCCGAACCGGCGAGCATGCCGATCGACCTCCAGGTCGAGGCCTGGCTGCTGCACGCGTACCTCTGCTACGCCGGACAGGAGCCCGCGCAAGGCCGCCGCTCCCTCGACCGGGCGTTGCGGCTCGCCGAGCGCGAGCAGGTCCGGCTTCCGTTCGCGTTGTCCCGGCGATGGCTGCATCCGGTGCTGCGGCGCGATCCGGAGCTGGCCCGGCCGTACACCAGGCTGCTGGCCCCGCTGTGCATGGGCGACGTCACGGGGAGCGCGGTACCCGGCGGGCGGGCCGAGACGGCCGTCGTTGAGCGGTTGAGCCCGCGCGAGACCGACGTCCTGACCTGCCTGGCGCGGATGATGACCACCGAGGAGATCGCCGCCGAGCTGTGCCTGTCGCCCAACACGGTCAAGACGCACCTGCAGAGTATCTACCGCAAGCTGGGGGTGACCCGCAGGGTGGAGGCGGTGCGGCGGGCCCGGAGCCTGTCGATCCTCAAGGACTGA
- a CDS encoding NUDIX hydrolase: MPREDGPVERPSSDPHVVVVFSSLRTKPTARARRVERSDVHVLLTRSDGRILMMERANTGYADGQAGLPSGHLEDDETVLDAAIREAEEEVGVSIEPGDLTCVHVCHLRRTGEAARIGFFFATSRWRGEPANREPHKCARIWWADPAALPCQTLDYIAHAIPRIRQGQGLSVYGDWN, from the coding sequence CTGCCGCGCGAGGACGGCCCGGTTGAGCGCCCGAGCAGTGATCCTCATGTCGTAGTCGTCTTCTCCAGTCTTCGCACGAAGCCGACGGCCCGTGCCCGACGAGTCGAGCGATCAGACGTCCACGTTCTCCTGACGCGATCCGATGGCAGGATCCTGATGATGGAGCGCGCCAACACCGGCTACGCCGACGGTCAGGCCGGACTGCCGAGCGGGCACCTGGAGGACGACGAGACGGTCCTCGACGCCGCCATCCGAGAGGCCGAAGAGGAGGTGGGGGTCTCGATCGAGCCCGGCGACTTGACGTGCGTTCACGTCTGTCACCTGCGCAGGACCGGCGAGGCGGCCCGGATCGGGTTCTTCTTCGCCACGTCCCGGTGGCGTGGGGAGCCCGCGAACCGCGAGCCGCACAAGTGCGCCCGGATCTGGTGGGCCGATCCCGCCGCCCTCCCCTGTCAGACCCTCGACTACATCGCCCACGCCATCCCCCGCATCCGGCAGGGTCAGGGACTCTCCGTCTACGGCGACTGGAACTGA
- a CDS encoding cation:proton antiporter domain-containing protein — protein sequence MDAADVAVVAAAIFLWGAFSGRLQRLDVTAAIAFVALGVLVAVVPGALEGAGPEHEPVRLLAEATLVLVLFADAARIDPRDVRADLGLDARLLVVGLPMTVAAGTVLAYLLFPDGGLWLALLVGAALAPTDAALGSSMMNDPAVPARVRRLINVESGLNDGIVTPVVVLAIAGAAGHFQSGSALGELALGGLVGAVVGAAGGALLRGARERGWTCDGFAGPAVLGLAGCAYATAVATGGNGFIAAFVGGAAFGAAAGDASERLVPFVEEAGGLACLLVWFLFGAVAVVPAVEGLTWQAVLYAVLSLTVLRMVPVALALVGSGLLRTTVAFVGWFGPRGLPSVIFALLALEGLGEGRAGQAVTVIAVTVLLSVLAHGVTSVPLARRYGARVPGTALEQAASSQPPPRSLVRRAAGRVRVPHRPDGRP from the coding sequence ATGGATGCCGCCGATGTCGCCGTGGTGGCGGCGGCGATCTTCCTGTGGGGGGCCTTCTCGGGCCGGCTCCAGCGGCTCGACGTGACGGCCGCCATCGCCTTCGTCGCGCTGGGCGTCCTGGTCGCGGTCGTGCCGGGAGCGCTGGAGGGGGCGGGGCCGGAACACGAGCCGGTCAGGCTGCTGGCCGAGGCCACCCTCGTCCTGGTCCTGTTCGCGGACGCGGCACGGATCGACCCGCGCGACGTGCGGGCCGATCTCGGGCTCGACGCGCGGCTGCTCGTCGTGGGGCTGCCGATGACGGTGGCCGCCGGCACGGTCCTGGCGTACCTGTTGTTCCCGGACGGCGGGCTGTGGCTCGCGCTGCTGGTCGGCGCCGCCCTGGCTCCGACGGACGCCGCCCTGGGGTCGTCGATGATGAACGATCCCGCGGTGCCCGCGCGGGTGCGGCGCCTGATCAACGTCGAGAGCGGACTCAACGACGGGATCGTCACCCCGGTCGTCGTGCTCGCCATCGCGGGCGCCGCAGGACACTTCCAGTCGGGCTCCGCGCTGGGCGAGCTCGCGTTGGGCGGCCTGGTCGGAGCCGTTGTCGGGGCGGCGGGCGGGGCGCTCCTGCGCGGTGCGCGGGAGCGCGGCTGGACCTGCGACGGGTTCGCCGGGCCGGCGGTGCTGGGGCTGGCGGGCTGCGCCTACGCCACGGCCGTGGCCACCGGCGGCAACGGCTTCATCGCCGCCTTCGTGGGCGGGGCGGCGTTCGGGGCCGCCGCCGGGGACGCGAGCGAGCGGCTCGTCCCCTTCGTGGAGGAGGCCGGAGGTCTGGCCTGCCTGCTGGTGTGGTTCCTGTTCGGGGCGGTCGCCGTGGTGCCCGCGGTCGAGGGCCTGACCTGGCAGGCGGTCCTGTACGCGGTGCTCAGCCTGACCGTGCTGCGCATGGTGCCGGTCGCGCTCGCCCTCGTCGGCTCGGGGCTGCTGCGCACGACGGTGGCCTTCGTCGGCTGGTTCGGCCCCCGAGGGCTGCCCTCGGTGATCTTCGCTCTGCTGGCGCTCGAAGGTCTCGGGGAGGGACGGGCCGGCCAGGCCGTCACGGTGATCGCGGTCACGGTGCTGCTGAGCGTCCTGGCCCACGGGGTCACCAGCGTGCCGCTGGCTAGACGGTATGGCGCCCGCGTGCCCGGCACGGCGCTGGAGCAGGCGGCGTCCTCCCAGCCTCCGCCGCGTTCCCTGGTCCGCAGGGCCGCCGGACGCGTTCGCGTCCCGCACCGGCCGGACGGGCGTCCATGA